The following coding sequences lie in one Synechococcus sp. MW101C3 genomic window:
- the purL gene encoding phosphoribosylformylglycinamidine synthase subunit PurL encodes MSSPSFPLAEALRKEGLSQADYDEIVRRLGRSPNRAELGMFGVMWSEHCCYRNSRPLLGQFPTTGPRILVGPGENAGVVDLGEGQHLAFKIESHNHPSAVEPFQGAATGVGGILRDIFTMGARPIALLNALRFGPLEDPRNVGLMEGVVAGIAHYGNCVGVPTVGGEVAFDPSYSGNPLVNAMALGLMETDEIVRSGAAGVGNPVVYVGSTTGRDGMGGASFASAELTEASLDDRPAVQVGDPFLEKGLIEACLEAFQSGDVVAAQDMGAAGLTCSCSEMAAKGGVGVELDLDRVPAREDGMTAYEFLLSESQERMLFVVRQGREQPLMERFRRWGLQAAVVGRVVAENVVRVLQHGAVAAEVPANALADDTPINHHELLAAPPAEIQAHWQWSEAQLPPADTAGITPAGQSPLSWNQVLLALLDTPTIASKRWVYRQYDHQVQGNTVMPPGGADAAVVRLRPQQGPGSLLPAQRGVAAVVDCPNRWVALDPQRGAMAAVAEAARNLSCVGAEPLAVTDNLNFPSPDHPTGYWQLAMACRGLSEACAALGTPVTGGNVSLYNETRLPDGRLQPIHPTPVVGMVGLVPDLARVTGQAWRAAGDAIWLLGVPLAGDDDADERFGLAASGYLEWIHGLSTGRPPRTDLALELAVQALLRQAIAQGVVTAAHDLSDGGLAVAAAECCLASGLGAQLELPAGTARADRLLFAEGGARVLVSVPPAQAQAWQALVEQAPLSGAAGSPPACQRLGQVQAEALLSIERGGTTLLAQPLDVLGLAYEQGIPRRLAGGA; translated from the coding sequence GTGTCCTCCCCCTCCTTTCCGCTTGCCGAAGCTCTGCGCAAGGAGGGCCTCAGCCAGGCGGACTACGACGAGATCGTGCGGCGGCTGGGCCGGTCACCGAACCGCGCCGAGCTGGGCATGTTCGGGGTGATGTGGTCGGAGCACTGCTGTTACCGCAACTCCCGCCCCCTGCTCGGCCAGTTCCCCACCACCGGGCCGCGCATCCTGGTGGGGCCCGGTGAGAACGCCGGCGTCGTCGACCTGGGCGAGGGTCAGCATCTGGCCTTCAAGATCGAAAGCCATAACCACCCTTCGGCCGTGGAGCCCTTCCAGGGTGCGGCCACCGGTGTGGGCGGCATCCTGCGCGACATCTTCACCATGGGCGCGCGCCCGATCGCGCTGCTCAATGCCCTGCGCTTCGGTCCGCTGGAGGATCCCCGCAATGTGGGGCTGATGGAGGGCGTGGTGGCCGGCATCGCCCATTACGGCAACTGCGTCGGTGTGCCGACGGTGGGAGGGGAGGTGGCCTTCGATCCCAGCTACAGCGGCAACCCGCTGGTCAACGCCATGGCCCTGGGGCTGATGGAAACCGACGAGATTGTGCGTTCGGGTGCGGCGGGCGTGGGCAATCCGGTGGTCTACGTGGGCAGCACCACCGGCCGGGATGGCATGGGCGGGGCCAGTTTTGCCTCCGCCGAGCTCACCGAAGCCTCCCTCGATGACCGCCCGGCGGTGCAGGTGGGGGATCCCTTCCTGGAGAAGGGGCTGATCGAGGCCTGCCTGGAAGCCTTCCAGAGCGGCGATGTGGTGGCCGCCCAGGACATGGGCGCCGCCGGCCTCACCTGCAGCTGCTCGGAGATGGCTGCCAAGGGGGGCGTGGGTGTGGAGCTCGATCTCGACCGCGTGCCGGCCCGCGAAGACGGCATGACTGCCTACGAGTTCCTGCTGTCGGAATCGCAGGAGCGCATGTTGTTCGTGGTGCGTCAGGGCCGCGAGCAGCCGCTGATGGAGCGCTTCCGCCGCTGGGGCCTGCAGGCCGCGGTGGTGGGCCGCGTGGTGGCCGAGAACGTGGTACGGGTGCTGCAGCACGGCGCGGTGGCCGCCGAAGTGCCGGCCAATGCCCTGGCCGACGACACCCCGATCAACCACCACGAGCTGCTCGCTGCCCCGCCCGCCGAGATCCAGGCCCACTGGCAGTGGAGCGAGGCCCAGCTGCCGCCCGCCGACACCGCCGGGATTACCCCGGCGGGCCAGTCACCGCTCAGCTGGAACCAGGTGCTGCTGGCCCTGCTCGACACGCCCACGATCGCGAGCAAGCGCTGGGTGTACCGCCAGTACGACCACCAGGTGCAGGGCAATACCGTGATGCCCCCCGGCGGCGCCGACGCGGCCGTGGTGCGGCTTCGGCCTCAGCAGGGGCCTGGCTCGTTGCTGCCGGCCCAGCGCGGCGTGGCGGCGGTGGTGGATTGCCCCAACCGCTGGGTGGCCCTTGATCCGCAGCGGGGCGCGATGGCGGCGGTGGCCGAAGCGGCCCGCAACCTCAGCTGCGTGGGGGCCGAGCCGTTGGCCGTGACCGACAACCTCAATTTCCCTTCCCCCGACCACCCCACCGGCTACTGGCAGCTGGCGATGGCCTGCCGCGGCCTGTCGGAGGCCTGCGCCGCGCTCGGTACACCGGTCACCGGCGGCAACGTCTCCCTCTACAACGAGACCCGCCTGCCCGACGGGCGCCTGCAGCCGATCCATCCCACCCCCGTGGTGGGGATGGTGGGTCTGGTGCCCGATCTTGCCCGTGTCACCGGCCAGGCCTGGCGCGCGGCCGGTGATGCCATCTGGCTGCTGGGTGTGCCGCTGGCGGGCGACGATGACGCCGACGAGCGGTTCGGGCTGGCGGCCAGCGGCTACCTGGAGTGGATCCACGGGCTCAGCACCGGCCGGCCGCCGCGCACCGACCTGGCGCTGGAGCTGGCGGTGCAGGCTCTGCTGCGGCAGGCGATCGCCCAGGGGGTGGTGACTGCCGCCCACGATCTCAGCGACGGCGGCCTGGCGGTGGCGGCGGCCGAATGCTGTCTCGCCTCGGGTCTGGGCGCGCAGCTGGAGTTGCCGGCGGGCACGGCCCGGGCCGACCGGCTGCTGTTCGCCGAGGGCGGCGCCAGGGTGCTGGTGAGCGTGCCGCCGGCCCAGGCCCAGGCCTGGCAGGCGTTGGTGGAGCAGGCGCCGCTGAGCGGTGCCGCCGGCTCGCCGCCAGCCTGCCAGCGGTTGGGCCAGGTGCAGGCTGAGGCGCTGCTGAGCATCGAGCGGGGCGGCACGACGTTGCTGGCGCAGCCGCTCGATGTGTTGGGGCTGGCTTACGAGCAGGGGATTCCCCGCCGCTTGGCCGGCGGGGCCTGA
- a CDS encoding RNA methyltransferase produces MSLPAQLLLSDLLRLRVRCDQGLDHGPGLMGWMHPPVHRLLGWASKPSAFGTRRLVWRLDQLRGLGELEALVLGEPAVTDPATLERLPTLFDAALTGAGGSVLGTVADAAVELRSGRILHYLVSRSDPRLPGTSRWRLTPDRIVDQQPGQVLTGLGGLDDLPLAKASVRQEFLRRSRRWRDQVGQETTRIRDQFQEVGGRFEERLEGWLEEPPWQEPQRDGPPWQDADSGRRQPDGDPLDDWDDDDRLEDRDDGPRAWDSPEDDPELEPDTDRYRRTQPVSEGPSRRGSRYDSDTDPWV; encoded by the coding sequence GTGAGCCTTCCCGCTCAGCTGCTGCTCTCCGACCTGCTGCGCCTGCGGGTGCGCTGCGATCAGGGCCTCGACCACGGCCCCGGACTGATGGGCTGGATGCACCCGCCGGTGCACCGCCTGCTCGGCTGGGCCAGCAAACCCTCCGCCTTCGGCACCCGCCGGCTTGTCTGGCGCCTCGACCAGCTGCGCGGCCTCGGTGAACTGGAGGCATTGGTGCTGGGCGAACCGGCCGTCACCGATCCGGCCACGCTCGAACGCCTGCCCACGCTGTTCGATGCCGCCCTGACCGGCGCTGGGGGTTCCGTGCTGGGCACAGTGGCGGATGCGGCCGTGGAGCTGCGCAGTGGGCGCATCCTGCACTACCTGGTGTCGCGCAGCGATCCGCGCCTGCCGGGCACCAGCCGCTGGCGCCTCACTCCCGATCGGATCGTCGATCAGCAGCCCGGCCAGGTGCTCACCGGCCTCGGCGGCCTCGACGACCTGCCGCTGGCCAAGGCCAGTGTGCGGCAGGAGTTTCTGCGCCGCTCACGCCGCTGGCGGGATCAGGTGGGTCAGGAGACCACCCGGATCAGGGATCAGTTCCAGGAGGTGGGCGGACGCTTCGAGGAACGGCTGGAAGGCTGGCTGGAGGAACCCCCCTGGCAGGAGCCCCAGCGGGACGGTCCGCCCTGGCAGGACGCCGATTCCGGCCGCCGTCAACCGGACGGCGACCCGCTGGACGACTGGGACGACGACGATCGTCTAGAGGATCGCGACGACGGGCCCAGGGCCTGGGACTCGCCTGAGGACGATCCGGAGCTCGAACCGGACACGGACCGCTACCGTCGGACCCAGCCTGTCAGCGAGGGACCGTCCCGGCGGGGCAGCCGCTACGACAGCGACACGGACCCCTGGGTCTGA
- a CDS encoding HpsJ family protein — MISASSGRFGVLLRWLGLTLVVLLALQLTSVILIGSWEDPTFQQLLVERLISQAPMALVGLLLILLGCRLDVSHEGRTPLRWVVTVVAAVLAIGLAVAVPVTVSADGSITAQTEQSLATKRGQLEMAKQQSTNPQVIEQLVRQAEQAGQVPPQATREQKQQAARGFIDRQLQQMQDQLKQEERSSVLALNQRRFNGTASAVVLAVAFTLVALAAVL, encoded by the coding sequence GTGATCTCCGCCTCTTCCGGACGTTTCGGCGTGCTGCTGCGCTGGCTCGGTCTCACCCTGGTGGTGCTGCTGGCCCTGCAGCTCACCTCCGTGATCCTGATCGGCAGCTGGGAGGATCCCACCTTCCAGCAGCTGCTGGTGGAACGGCTGATCAGCCAGGCACCGATGGCGCTGGTGGGTCTGCTGCTGATCCTGCTGGGCTGCCGCCTTGATGTGTCCCACGAGGGCCGCACCCCCCTGCGCTGGGTGGTCACCGTCGTGGCAGCGGTGCTGGCGATCGGCCTGGCTGTGGCAGTGCCGGTCACGGTGAGCGCCGATGGCTCGATCACCGCCCAGACTGAGCAGAGCCTGGCCACCAAGCGTGGCCAGCTGGAGATGGCCAAGCAGCAGAGCACCAATCCCCAGGTGATTGAGCAACTGGTGCGTCAGGCCGAGCAGGCGGGCCAGGTGCCGCCCCAGGCCACGCGTGAGCAGAAGCAGCAGGCGGCGCGCGGCTTCATCGACCGCCAGTTGCAGCAGATGCAGGACCAGCTGAAGCAGGAGGAACGCTCCAGTGTGCTGGCCCTCAACCAGCGCCGTTTCAACGGCACCGCTTCAGCGGTGGTGCTGGCCGTGGCGTTCACGTTGGTGGCACTCGCCGCGGTGCTCTGA
- the purF gene encoding amidophosphoribosyltransferase, producing the protein MTAPAVAAEPGAAAAAAERPDRMEEACGVFAVYATGQPVANLTYFGLYALQHRGQESAGIAVFNGAKIRLHKDMGLVSQVFDQDVLERMPGDLAIGHNRYSTTGSSRVCNAQPVVLMTRLGPFGLAHNGNLVNANELREALDHLAGEFTSTTDSELIAFALQEAVDGGLGWSAAIRQAAGRCRGAFSLAIGTPDGLFALRDGYGVRPLVFGHMGDKHQGQWVLSSETCGLDIIGASYDGDVGPGELIHFRAGEPVPERVRWIEEPAKLCVFEMIYFARPDSRFFGESLYSYRHRIGEMLARESAVEADIVIGVPDSGIPAAIGFSKGSGIPFADGLIKNRYVGRTFIQPTQAMREAGIRVKLNPLPDVLSGKRVIVIDDSIVRGTTSRKLVMALRDAGATEVHMRISSPPVTHPCFYGIDTDNQEQLIAARLTLEEITAHLGVDSLAYLSQEGMLEAAHDHSSHFCTACFDGNYPIPMDDAVRSSKLMLEPSGLAATKP; encoded by the coding sequence ATGACCGCTCCTGCCGTGGCTGCTGAACCCGGTGCAGCAGCAGCGGCGGCAGAGCGTCCCGATCGCATGGAGGAGGCCTGCGGCGTGTTCGCCGTCTATGCCACCGGCCAGCCGGTGGCGAACCTCACCTACTTCGGCCTCTACGCGCTGCAGCACCGGGGGCAGGAGTCGGCTGGGATCGCCGTGTTCAACGGCGCCAAGATCCGGCTCCACAAAGACATGGGCCTGGTCAGCCAGGTGTTCGATCAGGACGTGCTGGAGCGCATGCCAGGCGACCTGGCGATCGGTCACAACCGCTATTCCACCACCGGCAGCAGCCGGGTCTGCAACGCCCAGCCGGTGGTGCTGATGACCCGCCTCGGGCCCTTCGGCCTGGCGCACAACGGCAATCTGGTCAACGCCAACGAGTTGCGCGAGGCCCTCGACCATCTCGCCGGTGAATTCACCTCCACCACCGATTCGGAGCTGATCGCCTTCGCGCTTCAGGAGGCCGTGGATGGAGGTCTGGGCTGGAGCGCCGCGATCCGTCAGGCCGCCGGCCGCTGCCGCGGCGCCTTCAGCCTGGCGATCGGCACCCCGGACGGTCTGTTCGCCCTGCGCGATGGCTATGGGGTGCGCCCGCTGGTGTTCGGCCACATGGGCGACAAGCACCAGGGGCAATGGGTGCTCAGCAGCGAAACCTGCGGCCTCGACATCATCGGCGCCTCCTACGACGGCGATGTGGGCCCCGGCGAACTGATTCACTTCCGGGCGGGCGAGCCGGTGCCTGAGCGGGTGCGCTGGATCGAGGAGCCGGCGAAGCTGTGCGTCTTCGAGATGATCTACTTCGCCCGGCCCGACAGCCGCTTCTTCGGCGAATCCCTCTATAGCTACCGCCATCGCATCGGTGAGATGCTGGCGCGCGAATCCGCCGTGGAGGCGGACATTGTGATCGGCGTGCCCGATTCCGGTATCCCTGCTGCCATCGGCTTCTCCAAGGGCAGTGGCATCCCCTTCGCCGATGGGCTGATCAAGAACCGCTATGTGGGCCGCACCTTCATCCAGCCCACCCAGGCGATGCGGGAGGCGGGCATCCGCGTCAAGCTCAATCCCCTGCCGGATGTGCTCTCCGGCAAGCGGGTGATCGTGATCGACGACTCAATCGTGCGCGGCACCACCAGCCGCAAGCTGGTGATGGCGCTGCGGGATGCGGGCGCCACCGAAGTGCACATGCGCATCAGTTCGCCGCCGGTCACCCATCCCTGCTTCTACGGCATCGACACCGACAACCAGGAGCAGCTGATCGCTGCCCGGCTCACCCTTGAAGAGATCACAGCCCACCTCGGCGTCGATTCGCTCGCCTATCTCAGCCAGGAGGGAATGCTGGAGGCCGCCCACGACCATTCCTCCCATTTCTGCACCGCCTGCTTCGATGGCAACTACCCGATTCCCATGGACGACGCCGTCCGCTCCAGCAAGCTGATGCTGGAGCCCTCAGGCCTGGCGGCCACCAAGCCCTGA
- a CDS encoding tetratricopeptide repeat protein — translation MAPRWLASLTAAPFTFSVLAGSVPPAFALVPYAYVPQTAELEAAGLGIAQAASRLLRLGQAEDAARLAALTVQLLPGDPRGWVLLAEAQLRSNQSKQASASLARAKQLDPRNPGIWFAEGSLALRDGQPQQAVGLLEQGLRLDGRNAGAHFDLGNAQLLLNNPQGALLAFERASGLRKGFWEAINNQGLVLYELGRRGEAIERWRQALQINAKAAEPMLALAAGLSAAPDGQSEARRLASEALAIEPNYVLDAYQKEQLWGPRLRASTKTLLSHPDLKAAVDRANANASGTMETEEEPST, via the coding sequence ATGGCCCCGCGCTGGTTGGCGAGTCTTACGGCAGCACCGTTCACGTTTTCCGTTCTGGCAGGGTCGGTGCCGCCGGCCTTCGCGCTGGTCCCTTACGCCTATGTGCCGCAGACCGCGGAGCTGGAAGCGGCAGGGCTGGGCATCGCCCAGGCGGCCAGCCGCCTGCTGCGCCTGGGCCAAGCGGAGGATGCGGCCCGTCTGGCGGCCCTCACCGTGCAGCTGCTGCCTGGCGACCCGCGCGGTTGGGTGCTGCTGGCGGAAGCCCAGCTGCGCAGCAACCAGAGCAAGCAGGCATCGGCTTCGTTGGCGCGGGCCAAGCAGCTCGATCCACGCAACCCCGGCATCTGGTTCGCCGAAGGCTCCCTGGCCCTGCGCGATGGTCAGCCGCAGCAGGCGGTGGGGCTGCTGGAGCAGGGCCTGCGGCTGGATGGGCGCAACGCTGGCGCCCACTTCGATCTCGGCAACGCCCAGCTGCTGCTCAACAACCCCCAGGGGGCCCTGCTGGCCTTTGAGCGTGCCTCCGGGCTGCGCAAGGGCTTCTGGGAGGCGATCAACAACCAGGGGCTGGTGCTCTATGAGCTGGGCCGCCGCGGCGAGGCGATCGAACGCTGGCGCCAGGCCCTGCAGATCAACGCCAAGGCGGCGGAACCGATGCTGGCGCTGGCAGCCGGCCTCTCCGCCGCCCCGGACGGACAGAGCGAAGCGCGGAGGCTCGCCAGCGAGGCCCTGGCGATCGAACCCAACTACGTGCTTGACGCCTATCAGAAAGAACAACTCTGGGGGCCCCGCCTGCGTGCCAGCACCAAGACCCTGCTCAGCCATCCCGACCTGAAGGCCGCTGTGGACAGGGCCAATGCCAATGCCTCAGGGACCATGGAGACGGAAGAAGAACCCTCCACCTGA
- the queG gene encoding tRNA epoxyqueuosine(34) reductase QueG — protein sequence MGSKPDQERLSPAALAAALKQQALLLGFAPVGLGVAEPDERMQLRTAALQRWLAAGHHASMDWMADPRRAEIQRLLPGVRSLLAVGLNYNVAAIRTPGRPAIARYGWGRDYHRVIDSRLRQLGRWLEQQAPEVRWRACVDSAPLLDKAWAEQAGLGWIGKHANLIHPRRGSWFLIGHLLTTLELPADAPAEPLCGRCSRCIDACPTGAITEPFVVDARRCIAFHTIESREPQLPPAISAAMAPWVAGCDICQDVCPWNDQNLPVSSDPDLQPRAWMLDLQPEEALQWSDDDWDERLRASALRRIKPWMWRRNLRAMLRLGTPGPAS from the coding sequence GTGGGATCTAAGCCCGACCAGGAACGCCTGTCTCCCGCAGCCCTGGCGGCAGCCCTCAAACAGCAGGCCCTGCTGCTGGGATTCGCCCCCGTGGGGCTGGGCGTCGCCGAGCCGGATGAAAGGATGCAGCTGCGCACGGCGGCCCTGCAGCGCTGGCTGGCCGCAGGCCACCACGCCTCGATGGACTGGATGGCCGATCCGCGCCGGGCGGAAATCCAGCGGCTGCTGCCTGGGGTTCGCAGCCTGCTGGCGGTGGGGCTCAACTACAACGTGGCCGCGATCCGCACCCCCGGCCGGCCGGCGATCGCCCGCTACGGCTGGGGTCGCGACTACCACCGGGTGATCGACAGCCGCCTGCGCCAGCTGGGCCGCTGGCTGGAGCAACAGGCTCCGGAGGTGCGCTGGCGGGCCTGTGTCGACAGCGCTCCCCTGCTGGACAAGGCCTGGGCCGAGCAGGCCGGCCTGGGTTGGATCGGCAAACACGCCAACCTGATCCACCCCCGCCGGGGCTCCTGGTTCCTGATCGGCCATCTGCTCACCACGCTGGAGCTGCCTGCGGATGCTCCGGCCGAGCCACTATGCGGGCGCTGCAGCCGTTGCATCGACGCCTGCCCCACCGGCGCCATCACCGAGCCGTTCGTGGTGGACGCGCGGCGCTGCATCGCCTTCCACACGATCGAAAGCCGCGAGCCGCAGCTGCCGCCGGCGATCAGCGCCGCCATGGCTCCCTGGGTGGCCGGCTGCGACATCTGCCAGGACGTCTGCCCCTGGAACGACCAGAACCTGCCCGTGTCCAGCGATCCCGACCTGCAGCCGCGCGCCTGGATGCTCGACCTGCAGCCGGAGGAGGCGCTGCAGTGGAGTGACGACGACTGGGATGAGCGGCTGCGGGCCTCGGCCCTGCGCCGCATCAAGCCGTGGATGTGGCGGCGCAACCTGCGGGCGATGCTGAGGCTGGGCACGCCCGGCCCTGCCAGCTGA
- a CDS encoding DNA topoisomerase (ATP-hydrolyzing) subunit A — translation MAEERVQPISLHQEMQRSYLEYAMSVIVGRALPDVRDGLKPVQRRILFAMHELGLTPDRPYRKCARVVGDVLGKYHPHGDQAVYDALVRLVQTFASRHPLLDGHGNFGSVDDDPPAAMRYTETRLAPIANQGLLDEIGNDTVDFAPNFDSSQQEPTVLPAQLPFLLLNGCSGIAVGMATSIPPHNLGEVVDALIALIRKPDLSDDKLLELVPGPDFPTGGEVLTGSGVRDTYLNGRGSIPMRGVAHIEEVQPGKGRHRRGAVVITELPYQLSKAGWIEKLAEQVNDGKIGGIADIRDESDRDGMRVVVEVRRDGEPAKVLAELQRRTALQSNFGAIMLALVHGQPLQLSLRQILNHFLEYREHTLIRRTNHALRRTEDRLEVVEGLIRALDALQEVIARIQAAKDAATAKASLQVHFDLSERQAEAVLAMPLRRLTSLEQDGLRQEAAELAQERERLRHLLDDRQALLDAMVAELKSLKKRYATPRRTRLVAGGDALVAQRAAATRPTTELQRQQALDALPGDGRLLIQADGQVRIVGPQLLGRLHLEEGAPLGEHPSPARLILAVSDKPAVLAFSAGGRVALLRWEYAGQQQGGLEKFLPESLLDDPIIQVLPLPAQPEGSLGLLSSDGRFKRLPIDAFLELSGRAATVLKLKDGVVLRRVVPCSDDQDLVVGSSSGRLLRLQLTDADVPLMGRAAQGPLLLRLLPGETIAGACAPRSDQDVVLASRLGRIKRLRLESLRRCQRGELGQIGLRFLDRSDALVDLQVCGTSTLGVVLSPTRSFRLDPATLSAQNPDEPGELPQPLAAGDSVQALVPLIN, via the coding sequence ATGGCAGAGGAGCGCGTCCAACCGATCTCCCTGCATCAGGAGATGCAGCGGTCGTACCTCGAATACGCGATGAGCGTGATCGTGGGCCGGGCCCTGCCGGATGTGCGCGATGGCCTCAAGCCCGTGCAGCGGCGCATCCTGTTCGCCATGCACGAGCTGGGTCTCACCCCGGACCGGCCCTACCGAAAATGCGCCCGGGTGGTGGGTGATGTGCTCGGCAAGTACCACCCGCATGGCGACCAGGCCGTCTACGACGCGCTGGTACGCCTCGTGCAGACCTTCGCCAGCCGCCATCCGCTGCTCGATGGCCACGGCAACTTCGGCTCGGTCGACGACGACCCGCCAGCGGCGATGCGCTACACGGAAACGCGCCTGGCACCGATCGCCAATCAGGGGTTGCTCGATGAAATCGGCAACGACACGGTTGATTTCGCCCCCAACTTCGATTCCTCCCAGCAGGAACCGACCGTGCTGCCCGCGCAGCTGCCCTTCCTGCTGCTGAACGGCTGCTCCGGCATCGCCGTGGGCATGGCCACCAGCATTCCGCCCCACAACCTGGGCGAAGTGGTGGACGCCCTGATCGCGCTGATCCGCAAGCCCGATCTCAGCGACGACAAACTGCTCGAACTGGTCCCCGGCCCCGACTTTCCGACCGGCGGCGAAGTGCTCACCGGCAGCGGCGTGCGCGACACCTACCTGAACGGCCGCGGCAGCATCCCGATGCGGGGGGTGGCCCACATCGAGGAGGTGCAGCCCGGCAAGGGGCGCCACCGCCGCGGCGCCGTGGTGATCACCGAACTCCCCTACCAGCTGAGCAAGGCGGGCTGGATCGAGAAGCTGGCGGAGCAGGTCAACGACGGCAAGATCGGTGGCATCGCCGACATCCGCGACGAGAGCGACCGCGATGGCATGCGGGTGGTGGTGGAGGTGCGCCGCGACGGGGAGCCCGCCAAGGTGCTGGCCGAACTGCAACGCCGCACGGCCCTGCAGAGCAATTTCGGGGCGATCATGCTGGCGCTCGTCCACGGCCAGCCGCTGCAGCTGAGCCTGCGGCAGATCCTTAACCATTTCCTGGAGTACCGGGAACACACCCTGATCCGGCGCACCAACCACGCCCTGCGCCGCACCGAAGACCGGCTGGAGGTGGTGGAGGGTCTGATCCGGGCGCTCGATGCCCTGCAGGAGGTGATTGCCCGGATCCAGGCGGCCAAGGATGCCGCCACGGCCAAGGCGAGCCTGCAGGTCCACTTCGATCTGAGCGAACGGCAGGCCGAGGCGGTGCTGGCCATGCCGCTGCGGCGCCTCACCAGCCTGGAGCAGGACGGCCTGCGGCAGGAGGCCGCTGAGCTGGCACAGGAACGGGAGCGGCTGCGGCACCTGCTCGACGACCGCCAGGCCCTGCTCGACGCCATGGTGGCGGAGCTGAAAAGCCTGAAGAAGCGCTATGCCACACCCCGGCGCACGCGTCTGGTGGCCGGCGGCGATGCCCTGGTGGCACAGCGTGCCGCTGCCACCCGACCCACCACCGAGCTGCAGCGGCAGCAGGCCCTCGACGCCCTGCCCGGCGATGGTCGCCTGCTGATCCAGGCCGATGGCCAGGTGCGGATCGTGGGCCCCCAGCTGCTCGGCCGCCTGCATCTGGAGGAGGGCGCCCCGCTGGGTGAGCACCCGTCCCCGGCGCGGCTGATCCTGGCGGTGAGCGATAAACCGGCCGTGCTGGCCTTCAGCGCCGGTGGGCGGGTGGCCCTGCTGCGCTGGGAGTATGCCGGACAGCAGCAGGGCGGCCTGGAGAAGTTCCTGCCCGAGAGCCTGCTCGATGACCCGATCATTCAGGTGTTGCCACTCCCGGCACAACCCGAGGGCAGCCTGGGCCTGCTGAGCAGCGACGGCCGTTTCAAGCGGCTGCCGATCGACGCGTTTCTCGAGCTGTCCGGCCGTGCCGCCACCGTGCTCAAGCTGAAGGACGGCGTGGTGCTGCGCCGTGTGGTGCCCTGCAGCGACGACCAGGACCTGGTGGTGGGCAGCAGCTCCGGGCGCCTGCTGCGCCTGCAGCTGACGGACGCCGACGTGCCGCTGATGGGGCGGGCGGCCCAGGGCCCCCTGCTGCTGCGGCTGCTGCCCGGCGAGACGATTGCCGGTGCCTGCGCCCCCCGCTCGGATCAGGACGTGGTGCTGGCCAGCCGCCTGGGACGGATCAAGCGCCTGCGGCTGGAGAGTCTGCGGCGGTGCCAGCGGGGCGAGCTGGGCCAGATCGGCCTGCGCTTCCTCGATCGCAGCGACGCCCTGGTGGACCTGCAGGTGTGCGGAACGTCCACCCTGGGGGTGGTGCTGAGCCCGACCCGCAGCTTCCGCCTCGATCCAGCCACCCTTTCGGCCCAGAACCCCGACGAACCCGGCGAACTGCCGCAGCCATTGGCGGCCGGCGACAGCGTGCAGGCCCTGGTGCCACTGATCAACTGA